The Ictalurus furcatus strain D&B chromosome 12, Billie_1.0, whole genome shotgun sequence nucleotide sequence gttccaATAGATTTGAGCCCGAGGGTCATTGCAAGACACTTGAACCCGGgccggaatgtatatccaggctgtaaaatctaatgaatgtgtgtggcgtagaccacctcgccagagcacacacatcctgtaaggatacacATGGTGTCTAGCCCTTATGCTGCGCGAGCTGTGAGGGCGACCCACaacgggcagtgtgttgtctcctcagaggcgaacacatccacttgcACCTGGCCAAACCTTCGCCATATGGACTCTACCACTTGTGGATAGAGTCatcaatccctgggcctcagcccctgcctcaacagaatgtctgcccccacattccagttgcccagaatatacattgcactcactgacaaaaactttcccttaGCCCAGAGacgaattagttgtgcctgcttGAACAGGGGGCATGGACATAATCCTCATATGAGACCACTGTTATGTTGTCTGtcagcacatggtgacctctcaattgaggaagaaagaatttcagtgctagaaatacggccTTTCAACCTTCACAGCTTCAGTGACTGAACCTTCTCTAAAATTGCACCCCATCTCTGGAGCTCCCTGCCTCAAACTCTCAGACAATCCCAGTCATTCTCCTTATTTATAGAACCCACCTGTTCTCCCAAGCTTTCAACATCTCTGTAACTTGGTTCATACCAGTTTATgtttattgtttctttattcCTCTCTCCATGTTTTCCTAGTCTTTTATTACATATGATTATTTGTCTCATTTACTTATGTTACTGTGTGTTTAAATTTATCAGTGTTTAACTCAGTGTTAAATTTTGTATGCATCTTTGGGTCAATGAAAAGCATGctctaaataaaatgcatgatagttaatattattttattatcattattattattattatattatgtaatgaTGTTTATATAACTGAAATTCTGCCTGTATTGAGGTAATACTGTAATACGCTGTAATATTAGACATAACTCTGAGAAATCTCATGTGATGGAAACTTGATGGCTTTATGCATCTATTGGCATTGATGCCTCCTTGTATCTTTTGTGTTTAGGTTAAAAATAAACCATCTCATATTGTAATATGTCATTTAGTCACAGTGCTTTCAGTTTCTCACTTTCTAACACTGTAACACCAAAACAGTTCTATTCAGCTTTACTTACATTGCTTTTCTGGCTGCTGCTATCACAGGCATCACCTTCACAAGAGCCAAAGCGGTTATGTTCTCTGTACTAGTATATTTACTCAGGTCAAATTCCTCCAGCTCCTGTGCTGATGTCAGTAAGACAAACACTAGAGCAGACCACTGTGAAGAAGAGaactttctttgttttccagatttcaggtaACGTTGGATTTGCTCCACTAGAGAATTGTCccccagttcattcagacagtggaacagattgatggatttctcttcAGGGGGATTCTTACTGATCATCATCTTAATGTATTGAACTGCTTCCTCTTTGCTCTGGGAGCTACCTTCTGTATGTGTTACTAAGGCATGTAAGAGtttctgattggactccagtgagagacccagaagaaaGCGGAGGAAAAGATCCAGATGTCCAGTCTGACTTTCTAAGGCCTGATCTACAGCACTCTTGTGGACATCTGAAATTGTCTTAAAGTCCCGACTCTGTTcaagaacatttctcttttccatCATGAATGTCAGGTGCACATACAGAGCTGCGAGATGCTCCTGAATGctcagatgaacaaagcagtacactttactctggtgaagcccAAATTCTTCTCTGAAGATCTgagtacacacacctgagtacactgctgcttctttcacatcaatgccacactctctcaggtcttcctcatagaagatcaggttgccTTTCATCAGCTGCTGAAAAGCCAGTTGTCCCAGTTTGAGAAGCATTTCTTCATCACTCTCCTGCTTCTTTGAGTACTTTTCTCTTATGATGTTTGTCTGaatgatgaagtgtgtgtacatttgagtcagagtcttgggcatctctccactctctgcttcatcCAACaatctctctagaacagtggctgaaatccagcagaagactgggatgtggcacaggatgtagaggcttcttaatgacttcaggtgtgtgatgatgttattggccaggctctgatcaccgatcctcttcctgaagtactcctccttctgtgggtcatcgaaccctcgtacctctgtgactcgatggacacactcagaggggatttgatcagctgctgctggtcgggaggtgatccagatgagagcagagggaagcagataccctttgatcaggtttatcagcagcacatgcactgatgctgattcagttacatcacacactctctctgtgttctgGAAATCCAGAGGAAAACGATACTCGTCCAATCcgtcaaaaatgaacagaaccttttccaaactgcacatttctgtttcttttatctccttaaaacagacatgaaggagatccatcagactcagtttctggtccttcatcaaattcagctctctgaaaggaagtggaaatATGAGCTGGACGTCCTGATTTACtttcccttcagcccagtccagaatgaacttctgcacagaaacTGTTTTTCCGATGCCAGCGACTCCCTTTGTCAGCACAGTTCTGATGGGTTCGTCTTGATCAGATAAGGGCTTAAAGATGTCATTGCATTTGAttggtgtttcctctgttgttgttctcctggatgctgcctcgatctgtctcacctcatgttctttattgacgtctccactgtctccctctgtgatgtagagctctgtgtagatctcattcagaagtgttCGGTTTTCCAGGTTTATCATCACTccatttaaacactgaaacttCTTCACCAGATTTAATTTGAACTTTTTCTGGAAGTCATTTACAGCAGCAGGTTCTGGGTCGTGTCTGTGACAGGGTGAAGAAGGAAGACAAGGTGAGACATGGGGTCTAATTATTAGAGTTTAAGATCACACTTTTTATCTGTTACCACAGATAACCATTCTTTATGATGTTGTCACTGTGTATTTGCCTTATTCTACAGTATGTGTTCTATAATCTAATCACTCTGCAGGAAATAACAGCAGAGATGTTTATAATACCAGCGCGTCAGTGTCACAGTCATGTTGTTGGTTTTGATCTTACCCTGTAGCTGTGATGATgatcttttctcttctgtctcctGACTTCTGTAGAACACTGGGAACAAAAATGAAAGCTGCTAAAGAACACAACTCTCATCACTTTAACCCGTAAGAACCCACGGTGACACAAATACTGGGATGATCTGGAAAGGTCCTTTTAAACCTTTATTCCTGACTTTTAACTCAGGAAATCCCCAAGTAACAGCTACTGAACATCCAGGTTAGGTCATGTGACAACATGTGAGTTTTGTGTTACCATCACATCATTTCCAAAATGGTGGTCTGCTTGGTTGGCACATGTTGCAGTGtaagcaatttttaaaaaggcttGTATTTATTACTAAAGGTATGTTTCAACCCATTTAACAATTGCAATGTTTTAATAGCATGTGCTCTATTACATTTATCCTGTTTTGTTCACATTTCTTgaacaaatttatataaaacaagtttatataaaacaagaaaaaaaatcaggctcTTAACCTTAAAAAAGTAGGTGAAACTATCATGTGACATCTTTGTCACGTTAAGAAAAATGGTAATGAGCTGCTCAATTAATTTAGCTGATTCAATTGTTTTGAAGTGATATTTTCTGcagaatattattttttttttaaatgtaaacataaaataatatcaaattaatgaaattgttaaaataaatgtattatgaaACTATTTTGCATATCTGtaactgaaacaaacaaacaaaaagagtttaATATCGTACATTGGTCCTATTTTGAGGTCATTTCATCTTGAATGTCAATCCTCCATACAATTTTCACACAACCctggagtatttcagaaagttAATAACTGTAGAAATGCTTGAGTTACTGAAGGAACAATCTAATTTGTACAGTGTGCAAAAATTTGAAGCTCAAAGAAATGTTAACACCACTGTTAAAGAATTGGAAATATTGATTGGCCTCTATCTGCGCATGGGTTTGCAACAAATGCCGGGAAATTGTGCATACTGGGAAAATGACACAAGGTGTTCCATGGTTGCTGACAACATGTCTCGCAACCGTTTTCAGACCCTGCTAGCATCTCTACATTTCACTGACAACACTGATTTGTCAAACAGGCAAGTGTTGGAAGATCCATCCATGGCTTGATATGTTCGCAAGCAATGCCTGGATATCACCCCAGAAGAGCACAACTCTattattttcagcacattttcagCAACTGTAAGACATTTTGACCTGAACAAATATGTACATTCTTTCCACTAAAGCATGTAGCTGGACTGGATAAAAGAATGTGTAACACGGGCTTTCTCTCTGCAGTGTCTTTAGATACGAGAACTATGGGACGTTACCTGTGTACAGACGAGGGGTTTCCATTCTTAAAGTACCAAGGAGGATCCATAGAcgcatcactcttcatggagacacagctgggttcAGGTGAGTCTGATATCTTTCTCTGGAGTTTACTGCACAACATTATAGACAGTCCTTTAGTGACTTATATACACTCTATACAGTTTtggactgtttttatttacattttacacagtgtcttAGAGTTTCTTAGAGGGGCAGAGAGTCTCTCataagtaaagatgggatggaatctggatggaagcatatgttgctctaaaacctgtatatacctttcagaaTTGGATGGTggctttccagatgtgcaagctgcccattccataggcactaatgcacccacataccatcagagatgcaggcttttgaactgagcgctgataaaaagccggatggtccctctcctctttagtttagaggatgcggcgtccatattttccaaaaataatttagattttcaaatttcgattcatcATGTGTTATGGAcctgtttctgagcccatgcagtgatttccattataGAATCCTGCccgtttttaatgcagtgccgcctgagggcccaaagatcacgggcatgcagtattgattgCCACCCTTGTCTCTTGCACAAACAGATGTATaaagattctcagaatcttttgatgatattatgtagcgtagaaattgttccacaatttGTAGTAGGACTGCAACTAACgactattttcataatcgattagctGGCTGAtcattttttcgattaatcggatggggcggggcaaacattcagtacacgtttttttttg carries:
- the LOC128615308 gene encoding NACHT, LRR and PYD domains-containing protein 12 isoform X1, whose translation is MESPELNTDNVTPPSKKCKLLRKRSDSPEPSCVSMKSDASMDPPWYFKNGNPSSVHSKLQRKISDSPEPSCVSMKSDASMDPPWYFKNGNPSSVHSVLQKSGDRREKIIITATGHDPEPAAVNDFQKKFKLNLVKKFQCLNGVMINLENRTLLNEIYTELYITEGDSGDVNKEHEVRQIEAASRRTTTEETPIKCNDIFKPLSDQDEPIRTVLTKGVAGIGKTVSVQKFILDWAEGKVNQDVQLIFPLPFRELNLMKDQKLSLMDLLHVCFKEIKETEMCSLEKVLFIFDGLDEYRFPLDFQNTERVCDVTESASVHVLLINLIKGYLLPSALIWITSRPAAADQIPSECVHRVTEVRGFDDPQKEEYFRKRIGDQSLANNIITHLKSLRSLYILCHIPVFCWISATVLERLLDEAESGEMPKTLTQMYTHFIIQTNIIREKYSKKQESDEEMLLKLGQLAFQQLMKGNLIFYEEDLRECGIDVKEAAVYSGVCTQIFREEFGLHQSKVYCFVHLSIQEHLAALYVHLTFMMEKRNVLEQSRDFKTISDVHKSAVDQALESQTGHLDLFLRFLLGLSLESNQKLLHALVTHTEGSSQSKEEAVQYIKMMISKNPPEEKSINLFHCLNELGDNSLVEQIQRYLKSGKQRKFSSSQWSALVFVLLTSAQELEEFDLSKYTSTENITALALVKVMPVIAAARKAIIQHVTLNEKHCEALASVLGFESSRLRELDLSESKLGDSGVQWLSAGLKNPHCKLEALRLVFCRISDEGCASLMSALRSNPSHLRELNLSQNNLGDSGVKCLSAVLENPHCKLEILKLCGCGVSDEGCAALASALRSNPSHLRELDLSENKLQDSGVKCLSAGLENSHCKLEILGLYNCGVTGEGCAALASALRSNPSHLRDLYLSQNKLGDSGVKRLSAVLENPLCKLEILGLRYCVVSDEGCAALTSALRSNPSHLRELYLSGNKIRDSGVKCLSALKNDDHYKLQTLTV
- the LOC128615308 gene encoding NACHT, LRR and PYD domains-containing protein 12 isoform X2; its protein translation is MESPELNTDNVTPPSKKCKLQRKISDSPEPSCVSMKSDASMDPPWYFKNGNPSSVHSVLQKSGDRREKIIITATGHDPEPAAVNDFQKKFKLNLVKKFQCLNGVMINLENRTLLNEIYTELYITEGDSGDVNKEHEVRQIEAASRRTTTEETPIKCNDIFKPLSDQDEPIRTVLTKGVAGIGKTVSVQKFILDWAEGKVNQDVQLIFPLPFRELNLMKDQKLSLMDLLHVCFKEIKETEMCSLEKVLFIFDGLDEYRFPLDFQNTERVCDVTESASVHVLLINLIKGYLLPSALIWITSRPAAADQIPSECVHRVTEVRGFDDPQKEEYFRKRIGDQSLANNIITHLKSLRSLYILCHIPVFCWISATVLERLLDEAESGEMPKTLTQMYTHFIIQTNIIREKYSKKQESDEEMLLKLGQLAFQQLMKGNLIFYEEDLRECGIDVKEAAVYSGVCTQIFREEFGLHQSKVYCFVHLSIQEHLAALYVHLTFMMEKRNVLEQSRDFKTISDVHKSAVDQALESQTGHLDLFLRFLLGLSLESNQKLLHALVTHTEGSSQSKEEAVQYIKMMISKNPPEEKSINLFHCLNELGDNSLVEQIQRYLKSGKQRKFSSSQWSALVFVLLTSAQELEEFDLSKYTSTENITALALVKVMPVIAAARKAIIQHVTLNEKHCEALASVLGFESSRLRELDLSESKLGDSGVQWLSAGLKNPHCKLEALRLVFCRISDEGCASLMSALRSNPSHLRELNLSQNNLGDSGVKCLSAVLENPHCKLEILKLCGCGVSDEGCAALASALRSNPSHLRELDLSENKLQDSGVKCLSAGLENSHCKLEILGLYNCGVTGEGCAALASALRSNPSHLRDLYLSQNKLGDSGVKRLSAVLENPLCKLEILGLRYCVVSDEGCAALTSALRSNPSHLRELYLSGNKIRDSGVKCLSALKNDDHYKLQTLTV